The genomic segment ATAAATGGGGAAATAAAGAAGGTTATCACTTATGTATTAATACTTCAAAAAAGGAAATAAAACAGTTAATTCCTGGAATTGTAGAATATACAAAAGTGTGGTTTAAGGGGGAATAAAAGTGAAAAATGAAAGAACAAAAGAACTTATGCGTTATGTCTTTCCAGCAGTTGGGGGACTATGTGTACTGTTTTTATATAATATTGTAGATGGAATTTTTGTAGGTCAGGGTGTTGGAGCTACTGCACTTGGAGCAGTAAATATGAGTGTCCCTTTTGTTACTGCAACAATGGCATTTGCTTCTATGTTTCCAATGGGAGGGGCAACTATTATTGCAATTCGTACTGGTCAAGGAGATAAAGAAGGTGCAAATCAAGCATTTATGTCTGCACTTACACTGACAACTATTGTTTCTCTTGTATTAACCGTCATTGGTATGGTATTTGCAAAAGAAATTATTATGCTTTCTGGTGGAAGTAATTTAAGTAGTGATATGGTTGATATGTCAGTGGAATATTTATTTTATTTTATGGCATTCTGCTTTCCTATGTTGATGTCCCCTTGTCTTTCAGTGTTTGTTAGAAATGATGGAGTACCTGGTTTAGCATTTTGGGGAATGTGTGCAGGAGCTATTTCTAATATATTTTTAGATTGGCTTTTTGTTTTCCCTTTTCAATGGGGAATAGTTGGTGCTGCAATAGCTTCAGGTTTAGGACAAATTGTTTCTTGTGTTGTTTTACTTAGCCATTTTATATATAAAAAAGGGGATATGAGAATTAAGAAATTTCATCTTAACTTCTCTCTTATGAAAACAATTTGTAAATGTGGGATTCCAGAAGTTGCCTCACAATTGACTACACCTGTAACATCATTTTGTTATAATATAGTCCTTGCTAGTATAATAGGTGATTTAGGAATTTCTACATTTAGTGTTTTAAGTTTCCTTTTTTCGTTAGCAAATGCAATTTTAATGGGAGTTGCACAAGGAATGCAACCACTTTGGGGCAAAAGTTATGGTATGCAAGATAAAAAGAGTTTAAGTTGCTATTTTAAAACT from the Fusobacterium simiae genome contains:
- a CDS encoding MATE family efflux transporter — protein: MKNERTKELMRYVFPAVGGLCVLFLYNIVDGIFVGQGVGATALGAVNMSVPFVTATMAFASMFPMGGATIIAIRTGQGDKEGANQAFMSALTLTTIVSLVLTVIGMVFAKEIIMLSGGSNLSSDMVDMSVEYLFYFMAFCFPMLMSPCLSVFVRNDGVPGLAFWGMCAGAISNIFLDWLFVFPFQWGIVGAAIASGLGQIVSCVVLLSHFIYKKGDMRIKKFHLNFSLMKTICKCGIPEVASQLTTPVTSFCYNIVLASIIGDLGISTFSVLSFLFSLANAILMGVAQGMQPLWGKSYGMQDKKSLSCYFKTSFWINVIISTTITIIFTVFAEEAILIFNDEADLVASGMKALPIFALSFIPMGINLIIAGYFFSIQRTVQANIISMSRGIVLKAIVIFLLPMLFGETVIWLSPFVAELITLGIAGIIMLQDKKNENYIAIKNSTVY